A window from Melopsittacus undulatus isolate bMelUnd1 chromosome Z, bMelUnd1.mat.Z, whole genome shotgun sequence encodes these proteins:
- the HINT1 gene encoding adenosine 5'-monophosphoramidase HINT1 produces MADEISKAQAARPGGDTIFGKIIRKEIPANIIYEDEQCLAFHDISPQAPTHFLVIPKKPIVRLSEAEDSDESLLGHLMIVGKKCAANLGLTNGFRMVVNEGPEGGQSVYHVHLHILGGRQLGWPPG; encoded by the exons ATGGCTGACGAGATCAGCAAGGCGCAGGCTGCCCGGCCTGGTGGCGATACCATCTTCGGGAAGATCATCCGCAAGGAGATCCCCGCCAATATCATCTATGAGGACGAGCAG TGCCTTGCGTTCCATGATATTTCACCCCAAGCTCCAACACATTTCCTAGTGATTCCTAAGAAGCCTATTGTCAGGTTATCTGAAGCAGAAGATTCTGATGAATCT cttctTGGGCATTTAATGATTGTTGGCAAGAAGTGTGCTGCTAACCTGGGCCTGACCAATGGATTCCGGATGGTTGTGAATGAAGGGCCTGAGGGTGGGCAGTCTGTCTATCACGTACATCTCCATATTCTGGGTGGTCGTCAGTTGGGCTGGCCTCCTGGCTAA